In Trichocoleus desertorum ATA4-8-CV12, a genomic segment contains:
- a CDS encoding thiamine phosphate synthase, translating into MGDRPTGSKLVQPALYRILDANLDRAREGLRIVEEWCRFGLNSASLTDECKQMRQELARWHDPELRAARDTPGDPGTELTHPQEEQRSSIEQVLQVNLCRVEEALRVLEEYGKIYTPEMGMACKQMRYRVYTLESSLLVPQRQQLLERSHLYLVTSPSENLFATVEAALQGGLSLVQYRDKTADDNVRFSNAKKLRQICQDYNALFIVNDRVDLALAVDADGVHLGQQDMAIATARQLLGPHRLIGRSTTNPEEMRQAIQEGADYIGVGPVYETPTKAGKAAAGLEYVRYAKEHATVPWFVIGGVDTNNIHDVLAAGAERVAVVRAIMQAEQPTLITQYFISQLHRIQTIRAYEERIAKPHV; encoded by the coding sequence ATGGGCGATAGACCTACCGGGAGTAAACTCGTGCAGCCCGCACTCTACCGCATTCTAGATGCCAATCTGGATCGGGCTCGCGAAGGCTTAAGGATCGTCGAAGAATGGTGTCGATTTGGCCTCAACAGTGCATCGCTGACTGACGAGTGCAAACAAATGCGGCAGGAATTGGCGCGTTGGCATGATCCAGAACTGCGAGCGGCCCGTGATACACCAGGCGATCCAGGGACAGAACTCACTCACCCGCAAGAAGAGCAGCGCTCTAGCATTGAGCAAGTTTTGCAGGTTAACTTGTGTCGTGTCGAAGAAGCCCTCCGGGTGCTGGAAGAATACGGCAAGATTTACACCCCGGAAATGGGGATGGCCTGCAAACAAATGCGCTATCGCGTCTACACCCTAGAAAGTAGTTTGCTGGTGCCCCAACGGCAGCAACTCCTAGAGCGATCGCACCTCTACCTCGTTACTTCCCCCTCCGAAAACTTATTTGCCACGGTGGAGGCGGCGCTGCAAGGTGGGTTGTCTCTAGTGCAGTATCGCGACAAAACCGCAGACGATAATGTGCGCTTCAGTAATGCCAAAAAACTGCGGCAAATTTGCCAAGATTACAACGCTCTATTCATCGTTAATGACCGTGTGGACTTAGCACTGGCTGTGGATGCTGATGGTGTGCATTTAGGTCAGCAAGATATGGCGATCGCTACAGCAAGACAGTTGTTAGGCCCGCATCGGTTGATTGGTCGCTCCACTACGAACCCAGAGGAAATGCGACAGGCGATTCAAGAAGGGGCTGACTATATTGGCGTGGGGCCAGTTTATGAAACGCCAACTAAAGCGGGTAAAGCCGCCGCAGGTCTGGAGTATGTGCGTTATGCCAAAGAACATGCCACAGTGCCTTGGTTTGTGATTGGTGGCGTTGATACCAATAATATTCATGATGTTCTAGCGGCTGGTGCTGAGCGGGTGGCCGTGGTACGAGCCATTATGCAAGCCGAGCAGCCCACCTTAATTACGCAATATTTCATCTCTCAGCTCCACCGAATTCAAACGATTCGCGCCTACGAAGAACGTATTGCCAAGCCTCATGTCTGA
- the thiS gene encoding thiamine biosynthesis protein ThiS has translation MSDLSSLSNLSDAITVQVNGEPQTCSRSILLPNLLEQLGLNPRLIAVEYNGEILHRQFWSATEVQEGDRLEIVTIVGGG, from the coding sequence ATGTCTGATTTGTCTAGTCTGTCTAATTTGTCTGATGCCATTACTGTGCAAGTGAACGGTGAACCCCAAACTTGTTCCCGCTCTATCCTTCTACCGAATCTGTTAGAACAACTCGGCCTCAACCCCCGTTTAATTGCTGTCGAGTATAACGGTGAGATTCTGCATCGGCAGTTTTGGTCTGCGACCGAAGTCCAAGAAGGCGATCGCTTGGAGATTGTCACCATTGTGGGTGGAGGTTAG
- a CDS encoding DUF1517 domain-containing protein gives MRNKLFSVIKPLFKSVLLVGLVLTLALSNADGALAARSGGRIGGGSFRAPSRGPTYSAPRSYTPGPGGYRGGYGYGGGYTPSPFFFIPFLGGTGGLGGLFGILIFFAIANFLVSTFRRVSAGTDGEGLDAYSSNPAVSVAKLQVGLLAEARTLQADLNRIAEAADTSSSDGLTQVLQESSLALLRHPEYWVYAGSESQQTRLSAAESQFNRLALAERSKFGEETLTNFNTRRQLKSANDSALTVAEAGGALTNTTQAPSEYIVVTILVGTQGKFQFPAINNSDELRRALSQIGAIPSEQLLAVEILWTPQAEDDTLTTDDMLAEYPNLKLV, from the coding sequence ATGCGTAATAAACTTTTTTCTGTAATCAAACCCTTGTTCAAATCTGTGCTTCTGGTTGGCTTAGTGCTAACCCTGGCACTGAGTAATGCCGATGGTGCGTTGGCAGCCCGTAGCGGTGGACGCATTGGTGGTGGCTCTTTTAGGGCTCCGAGTCGTGGCCCCACTTACTCTGCCCCCCGTAGCTATACTCCTGGCCCTGGTGGCTATCGCGGCGGATACGGCTACGGTGGCGGCTATACCCCTTCTCCTTTCTTTTTTATTCCGTTTTTAGGCGGCACGGGTGGATTAGGTGGCCTATTTGGTATCTTGATCTTCTTTGCGATCGCCAACTTTCTAGTTAGCACCTTCCGGCGAGTCAGTGCGGGTACAGATGGTGAGGGCCTAGACGCCTACTCTAGCAACCCTGCTGTGTCAGTCGCTAAGTTGCAAGTGGGTCTTCTAGCTGAAGCTCGGACACTGCAAGCTGACCTGAACCGTATTGCTGAAGCTGCTGATACTAGCTCTTCTGACGGCTTGACCCAAGTTCTGCAAGAATCCTCTCTCGCCTTGCTGCGTCACCCAGAGTATTGGGTCTACGCGGGGTCAGAAAGCCAGCAAACTCGTCTGAGCGCGGCTGAATCTCAGTTCAATCGGTTAGCTTTAGCAGAGCGCAGTAAGTTCGGTGAAGAGACACTAACCAACTTCAACACCCGTCGGCAACTAAAGTCAGCTAATGACTCTGCCTTGACCGTTGCTGAAGCGGGGGGTGCTTTGACCAATACTACCCAAGCCCCCAGCGAGTACATTGTGGTGACGATCTTAGTTGGCACCCAGGGTAAATTCCAATTCCCTGCGATTAACAACAGTGACGAGTTGCGACGGGCGCTCAGTCAAATTGGAGCTATTCCTAGCGAACAACTACTAGCAGTAGAAATTCTGTGGACTCCTCAAGCCGAGGATGACACCCTGACCACAGATGACATGCTCGCCGAGTATCCCAACCTCAAACTCGTCTAA
- a CDS encoding methylmalonic aciduria and homocystinuria type D protein: protein MQTYTDQLLPSWPQPVVSILVVLQQCSGAMLSRTLATEMQKQQGRSQFLQFGYQVALELEPLGHLVELFDPVTGWPLRSPAGRLRLDDVAVVRAALQYPTIPQGNCTLVIHPDWESAVYPSVLVSSAPLDLLETVAAQVSDRYLLNPLF from the coding sequence ATGCAAACTTATACTGACCAATTGCTTCCCAGTTGGCCGCAGCCTGTAGTGTCAATTTTGGTGGTGCTCCAACAATGTTCTGGTGCGATGCTGAGCCGAACCTTGGCAACAGAAATGCAGAAGCAGCAAGGACGGAGCCAATTTTTGCAGTTTGGTTACCAAGTCGCGCTGGAACTAGAACCTTTGGGGCATCTAGTAGAACTCTTTGATCCAGTGACGGGTTGGCCTCTGCGATCGCCTGCGGGTCGGCTGCGCTTAGATGATGTTGCGGTGGTGCGGGCAGCATTACAGTACCCCACTATCCCTCAAGGCAACTGCACTTTAGTGATTCATCCCGACTGGGAGAGTGCCGTCTACCCCTCTGTGCTGGTCTCCTCCGCGCCTCTCGACTTGCTAGAAACGGTAGCTGCCCAAGTGAGCGATCGCTACCTGCTCAATCCTCTCTTTTAA
- a CDS encoding DUF4112 domain-containing protein translates to MRSMNNAERLLTLNRIRKLSRLMDTAIRIPGIGFRIGLDPIIGLIPGAGDVVSTAFSAYIIFLAARFKLPAPVLYRMVFNSGLEAVVGSVPLIGDLFDAFYKSNIRNLALLEQHLQIVDPALEETPEVVSVPR, encoded by the coding sequence ATTAGGAGTATGAACAACGCTGAACGCCTCCTCACTCTCAATCGCATCCGTAAGCTCAGTCGCTTAATGGACACCGCAATTCGGATTCCGGGTATCGGTTTTCGGATTGGTTTAGACCCGATTATTGGGTTGATCCCTGGGGCAGGAGATGTGGTAAGTACCGCTTTCTCGGCTTACATCATTTTTCTGGCGGCCCGCTTTAAGCTACCTGCACCTGTGCTGTATCGCATGGTCTTCAACAGCGGCTTAGAAGCCGTAGTGGGTTCTGTACCTTTGATTGGCGATCTGTTCGACGCTTTTTATAAATCGAACATCCGGAATCTAGCGCTCCTAGAACAGCACTTGCAAATCGTGGACCCAGCCCTAGAGGAAACTCCAGAGGTTGTTTCTGTACCTCGCTAG
- a CDS encoding NblA/ycf18 family protein, translating to MNSPAQLSLEQEFSLRSFADQVQLMSREQAQEFLVSLYEQMMMREKMYQEFLKHEWGLDTPENWL from the coding sequence ATGAATTCCCCCGCCCAACTCTCTTTAGAACAAGAATTTAGTCTTAGAAGCTTTGCAGATCAAGTTCAGCTCATGTCCCGTGAACAAGCTCAGGAGTTTCTAGTTAGCTTGTATGAGCAAATGATGATGCGAGAGAAGATGTATCAAGAATTTCTCAAGCATGAGTGGGGCTTAGATACCCCAGAAAATTGGCTCTAA
- a CDS encoding fatty acid desaturase encodes MQNLNFELKESPTIPLTSYVGILVAATIISLWLGSLVWCFTIDVSSLQVFGLIPAILIRTFLHTGLFITAHDAMHGTISKNRQINEGIGTVASALYALLPYQDLLANHRLHHRAPATEKDPDFYDQEPQTIWAWYFHFMKSYLSGKQSWILLVGMSIVFYTLLFGFQVSLANLLLFWLLPLLLSSCQLFYFGIYLPHRRPTAGYANRHRATSINCSSVWSFLTCYHFGYHWEHHEYPDVPWYGLAAVRKTE; translated from the coding sequence ATGCAAAATTTAAATTTTGAATTAAAGGAATCACCTACGATTCCTTTAACCTCTTATGTAGGAATTTTAGTTGCCGCCACTATTATTAGCCTATGGTTAGGCAGCTTAGTCTGGTGTTTCACCATTGATGTTTCTAGTCTACAAGTTTTTGGTTTAATTCCTGCAATTCTAATCAGAACTTTTTTGCATACTGGTCTGTTCATTACAGCTCATGATGCTATGCACGGAACTATCTCTAAGAATCGCCAGATTAACGAAGGGATTGGCACCGTTGCTTCAGCTCTTTATGCCCTCTTACCTTATCAGGATCTTTTAGCAAACCATCGCTTGCACCATCGTGCTCCAGCGACCGAGAAAGATCCAGACTTTTATGACCAAGAGCCTCAGACCATTTGGGCTTGGTATTTCCACTTTATGAAAAGCTACTTATCAGGCAAGCAAAGTTGGATCTTGCTAGTTGGCATGAGCATTGTTTTCTACACGTTGCTGTTTGGGTTTCAGGTTTCTCTGGCGAATCTATTGTTGTTTTGGTTGTTGCCTCTGCTTTTAAGTTCTTGCCAACTCTTTTACTTCGGAATTTATCTGCCTCATCGACGACCCACAGCAGGTTATGCCAATCGGCATCGGGCAACTAGCATCAACTGTTCGAGTGTGTGGTCATTTCTTACCTGCTATCACTTTGGCTACCACTGGGAGCATCACGAATATCCTGATGTGCCTTGGTACGGATTAGCCGCAGTGCGAAAAACCGAATGA
- a CDS encoding pentapeptide repeat-containing protein, which produces MLPAFTSDLPAFSSRFLEQAPSDRLHILKQLGLARYADFMLLMPNTAANVACVMRFFADPSRVKFPDLRGVELAGLALDGVNLIRANLTCAKLNGSSLVKADLIRAQLQDADLRQADLRGATLNKTSWVGAEVEGCRLGVGVGLTDEQRQDLQERGALLESCV; this is translated from the coding sequence ATGCTGCCTGCTTTCACCTCAGATTTGCCAGCCTTCTCTAGCCGTTTTCTTGAACAAGCACCGAGCGATCGCCTGCACATCCTGAAACAGTTAGGATTAGCTCGCTATGCTGATTTCATGTTACTGATGCCCAACACAGCAGCTAATGTGGCTTGTGTAATGCGCTTTTTTGCTGACCCCAGTCGAGTCAAGTTTCCTGATTTGCGTGGTGTGGAGCTAGCAGGTTTAGCGTTGGATGGGGTGAATTTGATTCGAGCCAACTTAACATGTGCGAAGCTCAACGGTAGTAGTTTGGTGAAGGCTGACCTGATCCGTGCTCAATTGCAGGACGCTGATCTCAGACAGGCAGACCTGCGAGGGGCAACGCTTAACAAAACCAGTTGGGTGGGGGCTGAGGTGGAAGGTTGTCGCCTGGGTGTAGGAGTGGGTTTGACAGATGAGCAGCGCCAAGACTTACAGGAGCGTGGTGCTTTGTTGGAATCTTGCGTTTAA
- a CDS encoding HD domain-containing protein: protein MPSNRLAQQIAFIVEIDKLKRILRQTLLTDASRQENSAEHSWHIALMAIVLAEYAPAEVDLLQAVKLLLIHDLVEIDAGDTFCYDLSGNQSKAQRELAAADRLFGLLPPEQGAELRSLWEEFEAQATPEAKFAAALDRLQPILNNQQTGGASWQKHGITSEQVLRRMQPVQEGAPELWPLVEQIVADCVAAGYLQHTAQAKSVSS, encoded by the coding sequence GTGCCATCCAACCGACTCGCTCAACAAATTGCCTTTATTGTCGAAATTGACAAACTGAAGCGGATTTTGCGGCAAACGCTCCTCACCGATGCTTCACGGCAAGAAAATAGTGCTGAACACTCGTGGCATATTGCTTTGATGGCGATCGTGCTAGCTGAGTATGCTCCTGCGGAAGTGGATCTATTACAGGCAGTCAAATTACTGTTGATTCACGATTTAGTAGAAATTGATGCGGGTGACACATTCTGCTACGACCTCAGCGGCAATCAAAGCAAGGCACAGCGGGAACTAGCGGCTGCCGATCGCCTGTTTGGGTTGTTACCTCCAGAACAAGGAGCTGAGTTGCGATCGCTCTGGGAAGAGTTTGAAGCTCAAGCTACTCCAGAAGCCAAATTTGCCGCTGCGCTCGATCGCCTGCAACCGATTTTGAATAATCAGCAAACGGGGGGTGCTTCTTGGCAAAAGCATGGCATTACATCGGAGCAAGTGTTGCGACGAATGCAGCCTGTTCAGGAAGGTGCGCCAGAGTTGTGGCCCTTAGTTGAGCAAATTGTGGCGGATTGTGTGGCAGCAGGTTATCTGCAACATACCGCACAGGCTAAATCTGTGAGCAGTTAG
- a CDS encoding acyl-CoA thioesterase: protein MPFIYPRTIRFQDTDAAGVVYFANVLAMCHEAYEASLVASGINLKEFFSNAAIAIPIVHAEVDFFRPMFCGDQELVHLTPTLISNQEFRIDYQVFADGLSDRPLSQANTRHVCINPAIRKRENLPEMMRQWLKQWSDSEAN, encoded by the coding sequence ATGCCTTTTATCTATCCTCGAACCATTCGCTTCCAAGACACAGATGCAGCGGGTGTTGTTTACTTTGCAAATGTACTAGCGATGTGTCATGAAGCTTATGAAGCTTCTTTAGTGGCATCAGGAATTAACTTGAAAGAATTTTTCAGCAATGCTGCGATCGCCATCCCGATTGTCCATGCGGAAGTCGATTTTTTTCGTCCCATGTTTTGCGGTGATCAAGAGTTAGTTCATCTCACTCCAACCTTGATTTCCAACCAAGAATTTAGGATTGATTACCAAGTTTTTGCTGATGGCCTCAGCGATCGCCCTTTAAGCCAAGCCAACACTCGTCACGTTTGCATTAATCCAGCGATTAGGAAGCGGGAGAATTTACCAGAGATGATGCGGCAATGGCTTAAACAGTGGAGTGATTCTGAAGCCAATTAA
- a CDS encoding 2-succinylbenzoate--CoA ligase — protein sequence MEQPLASDPFSEPFLLLEHLQMRSQTDWLSGVDQSKFTHLAQHLFQELTQLIRQGITPKIFLAERSPEQFLAGFIAACAAQCPVFLCNPHWVQAEWQQVLDLVTPDLIWGDRDSLALPSNISGLSVLEDFKQIPPKFGGLGGPSLDQQAWIMIPTGGSSGRIRFAIHTWSTLMASVRGCQQYFQVEQINSYCVLPIYHVSGLMQFLRSFASGGQLVVQRFKQLEAGKFSSVDPAQFFISLVPTQLQRLLERQELTPWLAQFHTVLLGGSPAWSALLEAARRDRIRLAPTYGMTETASQIATLHPEDFLAGYQNSGRVLPHGQITIRSEFGELLTPGQIGQITIQAKSLTLGYYPQVFEQAQFQSDDLGYLDEQGYLHVVGRSSHKIITGGENVFPVEVEAAIRATRLVMDVCVIGISDARWGQVVTALYISQNQTAQTDLIAHLQTRLSKFKHPKYWIPVEQLPRNSQGKINYEQVHAIALNWLQNHSTV from the coding sequence ATGGAACAGCCTTTAGCATCTGATCCTTTTTCAGAACCTTTTCTGCTTTTGGAACATTTACAAATGCGATCGCAAACTGACTGGTTAAGCGGTGTTGACCAGTCAAAATTCACTCATTTAGCTCAGCATTTATTTCAAGAACTAACTCAACTCATTCGCCAAGGAATTACTCCGAAAATCTTTTTAGCCGAGCGATCGCCAGAGCAATTTCTGGCAGGTTTCATCGCCGCTTGTGCCGCCCAATGCCCCGTGTTTTTGTGTAATCCTCATTGGGTACAGGCGGAGTGGCAGCAAGTCTTGGATTTGGTAACACCCGATCTAATCTGGGGCGATCGCGACTCTTTAGCTCTCCCCTCAAATATTTCTGGCCTTTCAGTATTAGAGGACTTTAAGCAAATTCCCCCCAAATTTGGGGGGCTAGGGGGGCCAAGTTTAGATCAGCAAGCTTGGATCATGATTCCCACAGGGGGTTCATCTGGAAGAATTCGCTTTGCTATCCACACTTGGTCAACGCTGATGGCCTCAGTGCGGGGATGTCAGCAATATTTTCAAGTAGAGCAAATTAACTCTTACTGTGTCTTGCCCATATACCATGTCAGCGGCCTGATGCAATTTTTGCGCTCTTTTGCGTCTGGTGGGCAATTGGTAGTACAGCGCTTCAAGCAATTGGAAGCAGGGAAATTCAGCTCTGTTGATCCAGCCCAGTTTTTCATTTCTTTGGTGCCGACTCAGCTACAGCGCCTTCTAGAACGGCAAGAATTAACGCCTTGGCTGGCTCAGTTTCACACGGTTCTACTAGGCGGGTCTCCTGCTTGGAGTGCTTTACTCGAAGCCGCTAGACGCGATCGCATTCGCTTGGCCCCCACTTACGGCATGACCGAAACCGCCTCCCAAATTGCCACGCTCCACCCAGAAGATTTTCTGGCGGGTTATCAGAATAGTGGGCGAGTGTTACCCCACGGCCAAATTACCATCCGCAGCGAGTTTGGGGAATTGTTAACACCCGGTCAAATCGGCCAAATTACCATCCAAGCCAAATCATTGACACTGGGCTACTACCCACAAGTATTTGAGCAAGCTCAGTTTCAATCAGATGACTTAGGTTATCTCGACGAGCAAGGCTATTTGCATGTAGTAGGTCGCAGTAGCCACAAGATTATCACGGGAGGCGAAAATGTTTTTCCTGTAGAAGTCGAAGCAGCTATCCGAGCCACCCGTTTAGTCATGGATGTCTGTGTGATTGGCATTTCAGATGCTCGCTGGGGACAAGTGGTGACTGCCCTTTATATCTCTCAAAATCAAACGGCTCAAACTGATTTAATTGCTCATTTACAGACTCGTTTAAGTAAATTTAAGCATCCTAAATATTGGATTCCAGTTGAACAGTTGCCCCGCAATTCTCAAGGCAAAATCAATTACGAGCAAGTCCACGCGATCGCCCTTAATTGGCTTCAGAATCACTCCACTGTTTAA
- a CDS encoding o-succinylbenzoate synthase, with translation MVTQTQSCVLEFRPYHRSFRQPLQTSLGLWSLREGILLRLTDSTGKLGFGEIAPIPWFGSETFEQALAFCQQLPAEITAEQIATISVALPACQFGFESAWLMLNNTAKFKTQNSKLKVSYSALLPTGTDALEAWRSLWHQGFRTFKWKIGVVPLSTELEALQALRQVLPTAAKLRLDANGGLTQEAAIAYLQVCDELSIEFLEQPLPVSQFQTMLKLSQQHSTPLALDESVATLAQLQTCYEQGWRGIFVIKPAIAGFPSQLRQFCQTHSIDAVFSSVFETAIGRTTGLSLATELTPGDRAVGFGINHWFSDSWEQLSDFEQLWNSL, from the coding sequence ATGGTCACGCAAACTCAATCCTGTGTTTTAGAATTTCGTCCCTATCACCGCTCCTTTCGCCAACCATTACAGACAAGTCTCGGTTTATGGAGCTTACGAGAAGGAATTCTCCTGCGCTTGACTGACTCAACAGGCAAACTTGGCTTTGGAGAAATTGCACCAATCCCTTGGTTTGGCTCTGAAACATTTGAGCAAGCGCTAGCTTTTTGCCAGCAACTTCCTGCTGAAATTACTGCTGAGCAGATTGCTACAATTTCAGTCGCATTACCAGCTTGTCAGTTTGGTTTCGAGTCTGCCTGGTTAATGTTAAATAACACGGCTAAATTCAAAACTCAAAACTCAAAACTCAAAGTTTCCTATAGTGCGTTGCTTCCTACGGGTACAGATGCTTTGGAAGCTTGGCGATCGCTTTGGCACCAGGGGTTTCGCACTTTCAAATGGAAAATTGGAGTTGTTCCTTTATCCACGGAACTAGAGGCATTACAAGCTTTACGCCAAGTTCTGCCAACTGCTGCTAAGTTGCGACTTGATGCAAATGGGGGCTTAACCCAAGAAGCCGCGATCGCCTACTTGCAAGTTTGCGATGAATTGAGTATCGAATTTCTAGAGCAGCCGCTTCCAGTCAGCCAGTTTCAGACCATGTTGAAATTGAGCCAACAGCACTCCACTCCCTTAGCCTTAGACGAATCGGTTGCCACCTTAGCCCAGTTGCAAACTTGCTACGAACAAGGCTGGCGAGGCATTTTTGTGATTAAACCTGCGATCGCGGGGTTTCCTTCCCAACTGCGACAATTTTGTCAGACTCACTCAATTGATGCAGTTTTTTCCTCAGTCTTTGAAACAGCCATTGGCCGAACCACAGGTCTAAGCTTGGCAACAGAACTGACTCCGGGCGATCGCGCCGTTGGGTTTGGCATCAATCATTGGTTTAGCGATAGCTGGGAACAACTTTCGGATTTTGAGCAGCTATGGAACAGCCTTTAG
- the menA gene encoding 2-carboxy-1,4-naphthoquinone phytyltransferase yields MTTKSIAPSSSNHKLWLAAIKPPMYSVAVMPVWIGTAIAFAETKSIHTAIFATFLLASIFILAWMNLSNDVFDSETGIDTNKHHSLVNLTGNKALVYWIGNSFLALGILGILAIAWWQQDLTILAIVLLGCALGYSYQGPPFRLGYQGVGEIICFICFGPLAVSAAYYSQAQAWSSTSLVASIIIGSTTSLILFCSHFHQVKDDLAAGKRSPIVRLGTASAAQLIPWFCGTTYALTLVFVLSGQFPIETLLIFASLPFAIKLSRHVQSYHNQPEQVSNSKFIAVALHFWSSLLLGLGFVL; encoded by the coding sequence ATGACTACTAAATCTATTGCGCCATCAAGTTCAAATCATAAGTTATGGCTAGCGGCAATCAAACCGCCTATGTATAGTGTTGCTGTCATGCCAGTTTGGATTGGCACTGCCATTGCCTTTGCCGAAACCAAAAGCATTCATACTGCTATATTTGCTACTTTTTTGCTGGCATCAATTTTCATTTTGGCCTGGATGAACCTGAGCAATGATGTTTTTGACTCAGAAACAGGGATTGATACCAATAAACATCATTCTTTGGTAAACCTAACGGGAAATAAAGCCTTAGTTTATTGGATAGGAAATTCCTTTTTAGCTCTAGGAATTTTAGGAATTCTAGCGATCGCCTGGTGGCAGCAAGACCTTACTATTTTGGCTATTGTGTTACTTGGTTGCGCCCTAGGGTATAGCTACCAAGGGCCACCATTCCGCTTGGGCTATCAGGGTGTTGGCGAAATTATCTGCTTTATCTGCTTCGGGCCGCTAGCCGTTTCCGCTGCTTACTACAGTCAAGCTCAAGCTTGGTCATCCACGAGCTTAGTAGCATCAATCATTATTGGTAGTACGACTAGCTTGATTTTGTTTTGCTCGCACTTTCATCAAGTGAAAGATGATTTGGCTGCGGGTAAGCGATCGCCCATTGTGCGTCTAGGTACTGCTAGCGCAGCGCAATTAATTCCTTGGTTTTGTGGCACCACTTACGCCCTAACCTTAGTATTTGTACTTTCAGGTCAGTTTCCTATCGAGACTTTGCTCATTTTTGCTAGTCTACCTTTTGCCATCAAATTGTCTCGACATGTACAGAGCTACCACAATCAACCAGAACAGGTAAGCAACTCCAAATTCATTGCTGTAGCTCTCCATTTTTGGAGCAGTTTGTTGTTGGGATTAGGATTTGTTTTATAG
- a CDS encoding sodium:proton antiporter: MDTYILSLLIIGLLLLLITLGSGWINRLPLSYSLIYLAVGVLLGPGGINLVSLRPDANFLERVTEFVVLISLYSCGLKMNRPLKLWAWSSTARLIGFLMPISIGGIALVGHWFLDLNWGEAILLGAILAPTDPVLASEVQLADRDDRNELRFGLTSEGGLNDALAFPFVYFGLHWIEDNNWENWFRNWVAVDLLWAIAAGLVVGIVVARVVAWIDQKIQHLRHVDELFEDFTALGTILLAYSLTELVNGYGFLAVFVAGLTAQRSYQNLEKPLSQLHFIERLEKLAEVAVILLLGSLLRIEPVLRFIDEALLVAGALIFVIRPVGAWISTIGEKYTSLVPKGSRRNFRERFRPTTRWLLGWFGIRGVGSLYYLTYAFGKGLEGETGEMIGWITYLTVVISVLVHGISSTPLMKWHDQSISDILEDEEMASSSSSK, translated from the coding sequence GTGGATACCTATATTCTTAGTCTTTTGATCATTGGCTTGCTCCTGCTATTGATCACCTTAGGATCAGGCTGGATTAACCGTTTGCCCCTCTCTTACTCCCTGATTTACCTAGCCGTTGGTGTTTTGCTAGGACCTGGGGGTATCAACTTAGTCTCGCTGCGGCCTGATGCCAATTTTTTAGAGCGAGTGACTGAGTTTGTGGTGCTGATCTCACTCTACAGTTGCGGCTTAAAGATGAATCGCCCACTCAAGCTGTGGGCCTGGAGTTCTACCGCGCGGCTGATTGGCTTTTTGATGCCCATTTCTATTGGTGGGATCGCCCTGGTTGGCCATTGGTTTTTAGACCTCAACTGGGGAGAGGCCATTCTACTGGGTGCTATCCTCGCTCCTACCGACCCTGTACTCGCCTCAGAAGTGCAACTAGCTGACCGAGACGACCGCAATGAGCTGCGCTTCGGTTTAACTTCTGAGGGTGGCCTAAACGACGCTCTAGCCTTCCCTTTTGTGTATTTTGGCCTTCACTGGATTGAGGACAATAACTGGGAGAATTGGTTCAGAAATTGGGTCGCGGTTGATCTCCTGTGGGCGATCGCCGCAGGACTGGTGGTGGGAATTGTAGTTGCCAGAGTCGTCGCTTGGATCGACCAAAAAATTCAGCATCTGCGCCACGTAGACGAACTTTTTGAAGACTTCACGGCCCTCGGTACCATTCTTTTGGCTTACTCTCTCACAGAACTTGTCAACGGCTACGGATTTCTCGCAGTGTTTGTGGCTGGTTTGACTGCCCAGCGCAGTTATCAGAATCTAGAGAAGCCGCTTTCCCAACTCCATTTTATCGAGCGACTGGAGAAACTGGCAGAAGTCGCCGTCATTCTTCTGTTGGGGTCCCTGCTACGCATTGAACCCGTTCTGCGCTTCATCGACGAAGCCCTTTTAGTGGCAGGAGCGCTAATTTTTGTCATCCGCCCCGTTGGTGCCTGGATTAGCACAATCGGGGAAAAGTACACCAGTCTAGTGCCTAAAGGTTCGAGACGAAATTTCCGCGAACGCTTTCGTCCTACCACTCGGTGGCTGTTAGGTTGGTTTGGGATTCGAGGAGTTGGCTCCTTGTATTACCTCACCTACGCTTTTGGTAAGGGCTTGGAAGGCGAAACAGGTGAAATGATTGGTTGGATTACTTACTTAACCGTGGTGATTTCTGTACTGGTGCATGGCATCAGCTCGACTCCGCTGATGAAGTGGCACGACCAGAGTATTAGCGACATCTTGGAAGACGAAGAAATGGCTTCCTCATCTTCCAGCAAATAA